The Maylandia zebra isolate NMK-2024a linkage group LG7, Mzebra_GT3a, whole genome shotgun sequence genome contains a region encoding:
- the clpxb gene encoding ATP-dependent clpX-like chaperone, mitochondrial isoform X1 translates to MMWTSGQLEAQSRDCSGPRSRGAVKTRLLSTRTEFETEEKMSCPCASAARLFLNTANRGLSCSRIQLFFLSRHGFRETHLPPRVRVRSFSETSVCYGSKDGTTKDGGSDGGKKSLSEGKRMSGSGGSGKGGSQLRCPKCGDPCTHVETFVSSTRFVKCEKCHHFFVVLSETDSKKGLNKEPESAAEAVKLAFAQKPPPPPKKIYAYLDKYVVGQSYAKKVLAVAVYNHYKRIYNNIPSGSRQQVEVEKQPSLTPRELEMRRREDEYRFTKLLQIAGISPHGNALGASMQQQASQQAPQERRGGEVLDSTHTEIKLEKSNIILLGPTGSGKTLLAQTLARCLDVPFAICDCTTLTQAGYVGEDIESVIAKLLQDANYSVEKAQQGIVFLDEVDKIGSVPGIHQLRDVGGEGVQQGLLKLLEGTVVNVPEKNSRKLRGETVQVDTTNILFVASGAFNGLDRIISRRKNEKYLGFGTPSNLGKGRRAAAAADLANTSGETDTVAEIEEKDRLLKHVEARDLIEFGMIPEFVGRLPVIVPLHSLDEDTLVRILTEPRNAVVPQYQALFSMDKCDLNVTQDALRAIARMALERKTGARGLRSIMEKLLLEPMFEVPHSDIMAVELDKDVVQGKSQPRYVRTPAKDSAEEEYDSGIEEDNWPRQADAANN, encoded by the exons atgatgtggacatcgggtcagctggaggcgcagtcgagagattgcagcggtcccagatca AGAGGGGCTGTCAAGACGCGACTGCTTTCAACGCGCACT GAGTTTGAGACAGAAGAAAAGATGTCCTGTCCATGTGCTTCGGCTGCCAGGTTGTTCCTAAACACTGCTAACAGAG GACTGTCGTGCTCTCGGATTCAGTTGTTTTTTCTGAGTCGTCACGGGTTTCGAGAAACTCATTTGCCTCCTCGAGTACGTGTGAGGTCGTTTTCAGAGACCTCTGTCTGTTATGGCTCTAAAGATGGGACAACCAAGGATGGTGGAAGTGATGGTGGAAAG AAGAGCCTCAGTGAGGGGAAGAGAATGTCTGGCTCCGGAGGATCGGGTAAGGGTGGAAGCCAGCTACGCTGCCCTAAGTGTGGGGACCCCTGCACACATGTAGAGACCTTTGTAT catCAACACGATTTGTCAAATGTGAGAAATGTCATCACTTCTTCGTGGTGCTGTCTGAAACTGACTCTAAGAAAGGGCTAAACAAAGAGCCAGAATCTGCTGCGGAGGCAGTGAAACTGGCATTTGCACAGaaacctcctccacctccaaagaag atATATGCCTATCTTGACAAGTATGTGGTTGGCCAGTCCTATGCAAAAAAAGTGTTGGCAGTTGCTGTGTATAATCACTATAAGCGCATCTACAATAACATCCCCTCTGGGAGCCGACAGCAGGTGGAGGTGGAAAAACAGCCATCTTTAACACCTCGTG AGCTAGAGATGAGAAGACGAGAGGATGAATACAGGTTCACAA AGCTGTTGCAGATTGCAGGAATCAGCCCTCATGGAAATGCTCTCGGGGCGTCCATGCAGCAGCAGGCGAGCCAACAGGCACCTCAGGAAAGGAGAGGTGGGGAAGTGTTGGACTCTACACACACTGAGATTAAACTGGAGAAGAGCAACATTATTCTGCTTGGTCCAACTGGTTCAG GAAAGACATTGTTGGCGCAGACACTGGCACGTTGTCTGGATGTTCCATTTGCAATTTGCGACTGCACCACACTAACTCAAGCTGGATACGTGGGAGAGGACATCGAGTCGGTTATTGCCAAACTCCTGCAAGATGCCAACTACTCAGTGGAAAAAGCACAGCAAG GTATTGTGTTTCTGGATGAGGTTGACAAGATTGGCAGTGTTCCTGGAATCCATCAGCTGAGAGATGTGGGTGGTGAGGGAGTTCAGCAG GGTTTACTTAAACTTCTGGAGGGTACAGTTGTCAACGTTCCTGAGAAAAACTCCAGGAAACTGAGAGGAGAAACTGTGCAGGTCGACACAACAAACATACTCTTTGTTGCATCTGGTGCCTTTAATGGACTTGACAGAATCATTAGcagaagaaagaatgaaaag TATTTGGGTTTTGGAACTCCCTCTAACCTGGGGAAAGGGCGCCgcgcagctgctgctgcagatcTGGCAAATACCAGCGGCGAGACAGACACCGTAGCAGAGATCGAGGAGAAGGACAGGCTGCTGAAGCACGTCGAGGCCAGGGATCTAATTGAGTTTGGAATGATCCCAGAGTTTGTTGGCCGTCTTCCCGTTATCGTTCCTCTGCACAGCTTGGATGAAGACACGCTTGTCCGGATCTTGACTGAACCACGCAATGCTGTAGTGCCCCAGTACCAGGCTCTGTTCAGCATGGACAAA TGTGATCTCAATGTGACTCAGGATGCCTTGAGGGCAATAGCAAGAATGGCTTTGGAGAGGAAAACTGGAGCTCGTGGCCTCAGATCCATCATG GAAAAACTCCTCCTTGAGCCCATGTTTGAGGTGCCCCACTCTGACATCATGGCTGTTGAGCTGGACAAAGATGTTGTCCAAGGAAAATCCCAACCCAGATATGTCAG AACTCCTGCCAAGGATTCGGCAGAAGAGGAATACGACTCTGGCATCGAGGAGGACAACTGGCCTAGGCAGGCAGACGCTGCTAACAACTGA
- the LOC101469282 gene encoding protein regulator of cytokinesis 1 isoform X2 — protein sequence MRVSEVHAAESVAYLNRALVRLQDIWEEIGIPEEQRLQRTNDVHKHIKGLLDLMIAEEEELKKRVLKSIESCRKELSILYSELQMAPFEEEDGCSMLQMEKNCRTHLEVMKEHKKQRMEELKGLVVKDRELCDVMCTTPFCINQDSVPSLTQLESYRAYVDDLTKEKEHRRKEFVSIKKEIIVCMDDLEQQPETSFETDVICEDEEAFCLSNDNIAALKLLLGQLQNRKAENELLCSGYRTKIQELWERLQIPQEDREIFSEHMINTKKRNMEALQAEVQRLEVLKMQSMQSVIEAIRAEIALLWNKCFYSPEQQQAFAPFHDDDFTEELLNLHEAKITTLKKCYEDHKDLFEGVTKWQDNWTLYLELDKKANDPSRFNNRGGNLLKEEKQRTDLQKSLPKLEKSLKAQIDVWEQEHGKDFLVNGQKFLDYVQQQWDQHHNEKEKEKLERQMKKTKQMQEEMLYGTMVKTPSKRRIGGTPTPGKMKKLNGTSTFSTPTSFLSSGLSGTMCLSSTQKPPLSASKGLGLRTPGHGKAPRALERNKENISHLNRNTPSGTPLRGTSRSLLNRM from the exons ATGAGAGTGAG TGAAGTCCACGCTGCTGAGTCTGTTGCCTACCTGAACAGAGCCCTGGTCAGGTTGCAGGATATTTGGGAAGAGATAGGGATTCCTGAAGAGCAGCGCCTACAAAGAACCAATGATGTTCACAAGCACATTAAA GGTTTGCTGGACCTCATGATTGCAGAAGAAGAGGAGCTCAAGAAGAGAGTACTCAAAAGTATAGAGTCTTGTCGCAAGGAACTCAGTATTTTGTATAGTGAGCTTCAGATGGCCCCTTTTGAG GAGGAGGATGGCTGCAGCATGTTGCAGATGGAGAAGAACTGCCGCACACATCTGGAGGTGATGAAGGAGCACAAAAAGCAAAGAATGGAAGAGCTTAAAGGCCTCGTTGTCAAAGACCGAGAGCTGTGTGATGTTATGTGCACTACCCCATTTTGCATCAACCAGGACTCTGTTCCATCATTGACACAGCTAGAGAGCTATCGGGCCTACGTTGATGATCTCACCAAAGAGAAG GAGCATCGTCGCAAGGAATTTGTGAGCATCAAAAAGGAGATCATTGTATGCATGGATGATCTGGAGCAGCAGCCAGAGACGAGTTTTGAGACTGATGTGATTTGTGAGGATGAAGAGGCATTTTGCCTGTCGAATGACAACATTGCTGCTCTCAAACTCCTCCTCGGTCAA ttGCAAAACCGCAAGGCTGAGAATGAGCTCCTTTGTTCAGGTTACCGCACTAAGATCCAGGAGCTCTGGGAACGGCTTCAGATTCCCCAAGAGGACAGGGAAATTTTCTCAGAGCATATGAtcaacacaaagaaaagaaacatggaAGCG CTCCAGGCTGAGGTCCAGCGTCTAGAGGTGCTGAAAATGCAGAGCATGCAAAGTGTCATTGAGGCCATCCGAGCAGAGATCGCCCTCCTATGGAATAAATGTTTCTACAGCCCCGAACAGCAACAAGCTTTTGCTCCATTCCATGATG ATGATTTCACAGAAGAGCTCCTCAATCTACATGAGGCTAAGATCACGACCTTGAAGAAGTGTTATGAGGACCACAAAGATCTCTTTGAGGGAGTCACTAAATGGCAGGACAACTGGACGTTGTACTTGGAGCTTGAC AAAAAGGCTAATGACCCTTCAAGATTCAACAACAGGGGTGGGAACCTTCTGAAAGAAGAGAAGCAGAGAACTGACCTGCAGAAAAGTTTGCCTAAG TTGGAAAAGAGTCTGAAAGCCCAAATCGACGTTTGGGAGCAGGAGCATGGCAAAGATTTTCTGGTGAATGGACAGAAATTCCTCGATTATGTGCAGCAGCAGTGggatcaacaccacaatgaaaaggagaaggagaagCTTGAAAGG CAAATGAAGAAAACTAAGCAGATGCAAGAGGAAATGCTGTATGGAACGATGGTGAAAACCCCGTCTAAAAGGCGGATAGGAGGGACTCCAACACctggaaaaatgaaaaag CTCAATGGCACCTCAACTTTCTCCACTCCAACCAGCTTCCTGAGTTCAGGCCTCAGTGGGACCATGTGCCTGTCGTCCACCCAGAAACCACCGTTGTCTGCTAGCAAG GGTCTTGGCCTGCGAACCCCTGGACATGGAAAGGCACCCCGTGCGCTAGAGCGAAACAAGGAAAATATCTCCCACCTTAATAGAAACACTCCAAGTGGCACACCACTAAG AGGGACCTCACGAAGTCTTCTAAATCGAATGTAA
- the clpxb gene encoding ATP-dependent clpX-like chaperone, mitochondrial isoform X2, which produces MMWTSGQLEAQSRDCSGPRSRGAVKTRLLSTRTEFETEEKMSCPCASAARLFLNTANRGLSCSRIQLFFLSRHGFRETHLPPRVRVRSFSETSVCYGSKDGTTKDGGSDGGKKSLSEGKRMSGSGGSGKGGSQLRCPKCGDPCTHVETFVSSTRFVKCEKCHHFFVVLSETDSKKGLNKEPESAAEAVKLAFAQKPPPPPKKIYAYLDKYVVGQSYAKKVLAVAVYNHYKRIYNNIPSGSRQQVEVEKQPSLTPRELLQIAGISPHGNALGASMQQQASQQAPQERRGGEVLDSTHTEIKLEKSNIILLGPTGSGKTLLAQTLARCLDVPFAICDCTTLTQAGYVGEDIESVIAKLLQDANYSVEKAQQGIVFLDEVDKIGSVPGIHQLRDVGGEGVQQGLLKLLEGTVVNVPEKNSRKLRGETVQVDTTNILFVASGAFNGLDRIISRRKNEKYLGFGTPSNLGKGRRAAAAADLANTSGETDTVAEIEEKDRLLKHVEARDLIEFGMIPEFVGRLPVIVPLHSLDEDTLVRILTEPRNAVVPQYQALFSMDKCDLNVTQDALRAIARMALERKTGARGLRSIMEKLLLEPMFEVPHSDIMAVELDKDVVQGKSQPRYVRTPAKDSAEEEYDSGIEEDNWPRQADAANN; this is translated from the exons atgatgtggacatcgggtcagctggaggcgcagtcgagagattgcagcggtcccagatca AGAGGGGCTGTCAAGACGCGACTGCTTTCAACGCGCACT GAGTTTGAGACAGAAGAAAAGATGTCCTGTCCATGTGCTTCGGCTGCCAGGTTGTTCCTAAACACTGCTAACAGAG GACTGTCGTGCTCTCGGATTCAGTTGTTTTTTCTGAGTCGTCACGGGTTTCGAGAAACTCATTTGCCTCCTCGAGTACGTGTGAGGTCGTTTTCAGAGACCTCTGTCTGTTATGGCTCTAAAGATGGGACAACCAAGGATGGTGGAAGTGATGGTGGAAAG AAGAGCCTCAGTGAGGGGAAGAGAATGTCTGGCTCCGGAGGATCGGGTAAGGGTGGAAGCCAGCTACGCTGCCCTAAGTGTGGGGACCCCTGCACACATGTAGAGACCTTTGTAT catCAACACGATTTGTCAAATGTGAGAAATGTCATCACTTCTTCGTGGTGCTGTCTGAAACTGACTCTAAGAAAGGGCTAAACAAAGAGCCAGAATCTGCTGCGGAGGCAGTGAAACTGGCATTTGCACAGaaacctcctccacctccaaagaag atATATGCCTATCTTGACAAGTATGTGGTTGGCCAGTCCTATGCAAAAAAAGTGTTGGCAGTTGCTGTGTATAATCACTATAAGCGCATCTACAATAACATCCCCTCTGGGAGCCGACAGCAGGTGGAGGTGGAAAAACAGCCATCTTTAACACCTCGTG AGCTGTTGCAGATTGCAGGAATCAGCCCTCATGGAAATGCTCTCGGGGCGTCCATGCAGCAGCAGGCGAGCCAACAGGCACCTCAGGAAAGGAGAGGTGGGGAAGTGTTGGACTCTACACACACTGAGATTAAACTGGAGAAGAGCAACATTATTCTGCTTGGTCCAACTGGTTCAG GAAAGACATTGTTGGCGCAGACACTGGCACGTTGTCTGGATGTTCCATTTGCAATTTGCGACTGCACCACACTAACTCAAGCTGGATACGTGGGAGAGGACATCGAGTCGGTTATTGCCAAACTCCTGCAAGATGCCAACTACTCAGTGGAAAAAGCACAGCAAG GTATTGTGTTTCTGGATGAGGTTGACAAGATTGGCAGTGTTCCTGGAATCCATCAGCTGAGAGATGTGGGTGGTGAGGGAGTTCAGCAG GGTTTACTTAAACTTCTGGAGGGTACAGTTGTCAACGTTCCTGAGAAAAACTCCAGGAAACTGAGAGGAGAAACTGTGCAGGTCGACACAACAAACATACTCTTTGTTGCATCTGGTGCCTTTAATGGACTTGACAGAATCATTAGcagaagaaagaatgaaaag TATTTGGGTTTTGGAACTCCCTCTAACCTGGGGAAAGGGCGCCgcgcagctgctgctgcagatcTGGCAAATACCAGCGGCGAGACAGACACCGTAGCAGAGATCGAGGAGAAGGACAGGCTGCTGAAGCACGTCGAGGCCAGGGATCTAATTGAGTTTGGAATGATCCCAGAGTTTGTTGGCCGTCTTCCCGTTATCGTTCCTCTGCACAGCTTGGATGAAGACACGCTTGTCCGGATCTTGACTGAACCACGCAATGCTGTAGTGCCCCAGTACCAGGCTCTGTTCAGCATGGACAAA TGTGATCTCAATGTGACTCAGGATGCCTTGAGGGCAATAGCAAGAATGGCTTTGGAGAGGAAAACTGGAGCTCGTGGCCTCAGATCCATCATG GAAAAACTCCTCCTTGAGCCCATGTTTGAGGTGCCCCACTCTGACATCATGGCTGTTGAGCTGGACAAAGATGTTGTCCAAGGAAAATCCCAACCCAGATATGTCAG AACTCCTGCCAAGGATTCGGCAGAAGAGGAATACGACTCTGGCATCGAGGAGGACAACTGGCCTAGGCAGGCAGACGCTGCTAACAACTGA
- the LOC101468973 gene encoding ubiquitin-associated protein 1-like, whose protein sequence is MNMLEDVPFQTELGPLEEEMQLLPAPDITLPDCRQIMKETEYGFNLERWILTGQQPVCQAPSCPPYWLMFSSPKESHRVTPRSSDQWVPNPRPRSHSLNSADAHWLRHRTVKFLVSDSDDEDGYHEDNEMSSTEDAPHLINCRERPRSASLKGPISRVKDMHFVASPHNCKTGSAQCFRGHRGTSSPQECRQPLRVLEQHRSQQASPLPQGQRNIKKRQRSSGRKFSQNTPPAGPSPPRQQQRPSSAGPVLKNRRKKVLTSGVSRGVFFDCAAELLTALSQEERELLETITEKGYPLRTAILALQKTGYRSPEKVLKYLVTCDRLCQLGYDQAQVEEALEMFQNCESKAAEFLRLLAQFNEMGFQQSAIKEVLLVNENHRERALEELMTRMA, encoded by the exons ATGAACATGCTGGAAGATGTCCCGTTTCAGACCGAGCTGGGTCCACTGGAGGAAGAAATGCAGCTGTTGCCTGCTCCGGACATTACTCTACCAGACTGCCGACAGATAATGAAGGAAACTGAg TACGGATTCAACCTGGAGAGATGGATTTTAACTGGCCAGCAGCCAGTCTGCCAGGCTCCATCCTGCCCACCTTACTGGTTGATGTTCAGCAGCCCTAAGGAGAGTCACAGAGTCACTCCCAGGAGCAGCGATCAGTGGGTCCCCAACCCTCGGCCCCGCAGCCACAGCTTGAACTCTGCAGACGCTCACTGGCTGCGCCATCGCACCGTCAAGTTCCTCGTATCTGACtctgatgatgaagatggttatCATGAGGACAATGAAATGTCCTCTACTGAAGATGCCCCTCACCTCATCAATTGCAGGGAGCGGCCCCGGAGCGCTTCACTCAAAGGCCCAATCTCCAGAGTCAAAGACATGCACTTTGTTGCTTCCCCTCACAACTGTAAGACTGGCTCAGCTCAGTGTTTCAGAGGTCACAGGGGCACGTCTTCTCCCCAAGAGTGCAGACAGCCTCTGCGTGTGCTCGAGCAGCACAGATCACAGCAAGCCAGCCCGCTCCCTCAGGGCCAGAGGAACATCAAGAAGAGGCAGCGCTCTTCAGGCAGGAAGTTCTCCCAAAACACACCACCCGCTGGACCTTCCCCACCGAGGCAGCAACAACGACCCTCCTCTGCAGGGCCTGTTTTAAAAAACCGCAGAAAGAAG GTTCTGACGAGCGGTGTGTCTCGGGGGGTTTTCTTCGACTGTGCAGCAGAGCTTTTGACAGCCCTCAGCCAGGAAGAGAGAGAGTTACTTGAAACAATCACTGAGAAAGGCTACCCTTTAAGAACAGCTATTCTGGCGCTGCAGAAGACAGGCTATAGGAGCCCTGAAAAG GTGTTAAAATATCTGGTTACCTGTGATCGTCTGTGTCAGCTGGGTTATGACCAAGCACAGGTGGAAGAGGCTTTGGAGATGTTTCAGAACTGTGAAAGCAAG GCTGCTGAGTTCCTACGCCTGTTGGCTCAGTTTAACGAGATGGGCTTCCAGCAAAGCGCAATCAAAGAAGTGCTGCTTGTTAATGAAAATCACCGTGAGAGGGCTCTTGAGGAGCTCATGACACGCATGGCTTAA
- the LOC101469282 gene encoding protein regulator of cytokinesis 1 isoform X1, whose product MRVSEVHAAESVAYLNRALVRLQDIWEEIGIPEEQRLQRTNDVHKHIKGLLDLMIAEEEELKKRVLKSIESCRKELSILYSELQMAPFEEEDGCSMLQMEKNCRTHLEVMKEHKKQRMEELKGLVVKDRELCDVMCTTPFCINQDSVPSLTQLESYRAYVDDLTKEKEHRRKEFVSIKKEIIVCMDDLEQQPETSFETDVICEDEEAFCLSNDNIAALKLLLGQLQNRKAENELLCSGYRTKIQELWERLQIPQEDREIFSEHMINTKKRNMEALQAEVQRLEVLKMQSMQSVIEAIRAEIALLWNKCFYSPEQQQAFAPFHDDDFTEELLNLHEAKITTLKKCYEDHKDLFEGVTKWQDNWTLYLELDKKANDPSRFNNRGGNLLKEEKQRTDLQKSLPKLEKSLKAQIDVWEQEHGKDFLVNGQKFLDYVQQQWDQHHNEKEKEKLERQMKKTKQMQEEMLYGTMVKTPSKRRIGGTPTPGKMKKLNGTSTFSTPTSFLSSGLSGTMCLSSTQKPPLSASKGLGLRTPGHGKAPRALERNKENISHLNRNTPSGTPLRSQDTQDHTFTFNSIAGSYSEFARDLTKSSKSNVKSGLLNSTVSHQ is encoded by the exons ATGAGAGTGAG TGAAGTCCACGCTGCTGAGTCTGTTGCCTACCTGAACAGAGCCCTGGTCAGGTTGCAGGATATTTGGGAAGAGATAGGGATTCCTGAAGAGCAGCGCCTACAAAGAACCAATGATGTTCACAAGCACATTAAA GGTTTGCTGGACCTCATGATTGCAGAAGAAGAGGAGCTCAAGAAGAGAGTACTCAAAAGTATAGAGTCTTGTCGCAAGGAACTCAGTATTTTGTATAGTGAGCTTCAGATGGCCCCTTTTGAG GAGGAGGATGGCTGCAGCATGTTGCAGATGGAGAAGAACTGCCGCACACATCTGGAGGTGATGAAGGAGCACAAAAAGCAAAGAATGGAAGAGCTTAAAGGCCTCGTTGTCAAAGACCGAGAGCTGTGTGATGTTATGTGCACTACCCCATTTTGCATCAACCAGGACTCTGTTCCATCATTGACACAGCTAGAGAGCTATCGGGCCTACGTTGATGATCTCACCAAAGAGAAG GAGCATCGTCGCAAGGAATTTGTGAGCATCAAAAAGGAGATCATTGTATGCATGGATGATCTGGAGCAGCAGCCAGAGACGAGTTTTGAGACTGATGTGATTTGTGAGGATGAAGAGGCATTTTGCCTGTCGAATGACAACATTGCTGCTCTCAAACTCCTCCTCGGTCAA ttGCAAAACCGCAAGGCTGAGAATGAGCTCCTTTGTTCAGGTTACCGCACTAAGATCCAGGAGCTCTGGGAACGGCTTCAGATTCCCCAAGAGGACAGGGAAATTTTCTCAGAGCATATGAtcaacacaaagaaaagaaacatggaAGCG CTCCAGGCTGAGGTCCAGCGTCTAGAGGTGCTGAAAATGCAGAGCATGCAAAGTGTCATTGAGGCCATCCGAGCAGAGATCGCCCTCCTATGGAATAAATGTTTCTACAGCCCCGAACAGCAACAAGCTTTTGCTCCATTCCATGATG ATGATTTCACAGAAGAGCTCCTCAATCTACATGAGGCTAAGATCACGACCTTGAAGAAGTGTTATGAGGACCACAAAGATCTCTTTGAGGGAGTCACTAAATGGCAGGACAACTGGACGTTGTACTTGGAGCTTGAC AAAAAGGCTAATGACCCTTCAAGATTCAACAACAGGGGTGGGAACCTTCTGAAAGAAGAGAAGCAGAGAACTGACCTGCAGAAAAGTTTGCCTAAG TTGGAAAAGAGTCTGAAAGCCCAAATCGACGTTTGGGAGCAGGAGCATGGCAAAGATTTTCTGGTGAATGGACAGAAATTCCTCGATTATGTGCAGCAGCAGTGggatcaacaccacaatgaaaaggagaaggagaagCTTGAAAGG CAAATGAAGAAAACTAAGCAGATGCAAGAGGAAATGCTGTATGGAACGATGGTGAAAACCCCGTCTAAAAGGCGGATAGGAGGGACTCCAACACctggaaaaatgaaaaag CTCAATGGCACCTCAACTTTCTCCACTCCAACCAGCTTCCTGAGTTCAGGCCTCAGTGGGACCATGTGCCTGTCGTCCACCCAGAAACCACCGTTGTCTGCTAGCAAG GGTCTTGGCCTGCGAACCCCTGGACATGGAAAGGCACCCCGTGCGCTAGAGCGAAACAAGGAAAATATCTCCCACCTTAATAGAAACACTCCAAGTGGCACACCACTAAGGTCTCAGGATACTCAAGATCACACCTTCACCTTTAACTCTATTGCTGGCTCCTATTCGGAATTTGCG AGGGACCTCACGAAGTCTTCTAAATCGAATGTAAAGTCAGGACTGCTGAACTCGACTGTCAGTCATCAGTGA
- the LOC101469282 gene encoding protein regulator of cytokinesis 1 isoform X3, whose translation MRVSEVHAAESVAYLNRALVRLQDIWEEIGIPEEQRLQRTNDVHKHIKGLLDLMIAEEEELKKRVLKSIESCRKELSILYSELQMAPFEEEDGCSMLQMEKNCRTHLEVMKEHKKQRMEELKGLVVKDRELCDVMCTTPFCINQDSVPSLTQLESYRAYVDDLTKEKEHRRKEFVSIKKEIIVCMDDLEQQPETSFETDVICEDEEAFCLSNDNIAALKLLLGQLQNRKAENELLCSGYRTKIQELWERLQIPQEDREIFSEHMINTKKRNMEALQAEVQRLEVLKMQSMQSVIEAIRAEIALLWNKCFYSPEQQQAFAPFHDDDFTEELLNLHEAKITTLKKCYEDHKDLFEGVTKWQDNWTLYLELDKKANDPSRFNNRGGNLLKEEKQRTDLQKSLPKLEKSLKAQIDVWEQEHGKDFLVNGQKFLDYVQQQWDQHHNEKEKEKLERQMKKTKQMQEEMLYGTMVKTPSKRRIGGTPTPGKMKKLNGTSTFSTPTSFLSSGLSGTMCLSSTQKPPLSASKRDLTKSSKSNVKSGLLNSTVSHQ comes from the exons ATGAGAGTGAG TGAAGTCCACGCTGCTGAGTCTGTTGCCTACCTGAACAGAGCCCTGGTCAGGTTGCAGGATATTTGGGAAGAGATAGGGATTCCTGAAGAGCAGCGCCTACAAAGAACCAATGATGTTCACAAGCACATTAAA GGTTTGCTGGACCTCATGATTGCAGAAGAAGAGGAGCTCAAGAAGAGAGTACTCAAAAGTATAGAGTCTTGTCGCAAGGAACTCAGTATTTTGTATAGTGAGCTTCAGATGGCCCCTTTTGAG GAGGAGGATGGCTGCAGCATGTTGCAGATGGAGAAGAACTGCCGCACACATCTGGAGGTGATGAAGGAGCACAAAAAGCAAAGAATGGAAGAGCTTAAAGGCCTCGTTGTCAAAGACCGAGAGCTGTGTGATGTTATGTGCACTACCCCATTTTGCATCAACCAGGACTCTGTTCCATCATTGACACAGCTAGAGAGCTATCGGGCCTACGTTGATGATCTCACCAAAGAGAAG GAGCATCGTCGCAAGGAATTTGTGAGCATCAAAAAGGAGATCATTGTATGCATGGATGATCTGGAGCAGCAGCCAGAGACGAGTTTTGAGACTGATGTGATTTGTGAGGATGAAGAGGCATTTTGCCTGTCGAATGACAACATTGCTGCTCTCAAACTCCTCCTCGGTCAA ttGCAAAACCGCAAGGCTGAGAATGAGCTCCTTTGTTCAGGTTACCGCACTAAGATCCAGGAGCTCTGGGAACGGCTTCAGATTCCCCAAGAGGACAGGGAAATTTTCTCAGAGCATATGAtcaacacaaagaaaagaaacatggaAGCG CTCCAGGCTGAGGTCCAGCGTCTAGAGGTGCTGAAAATGCAGAGCATGCAAAGTGTCATTGAGGCCATCCGAGCAGAGATCGCCCTCCTATGGAATAAATGTTTCTACAGCCCCGAACAGCAACAAGCTTTTGCTCCATTCCATGATG ATGATTTCACAGAAGAGCTCCTCAATCTACATGAGGCTAAGATCACGACCTTGAAGAAGTGTTATGAGGACCACAAAGATCTCTTTGAGGGAGTCACTAAATGGCAGGACAACTGGACGTTGTACTTGGAGCTTGAC AAAAAGGCTAATGACCCTTCAAGATTCAACAACAGGGGTGGGAACCTTCTGAAAGAAGAGAAGCAGAGAACTGACCTGCAGAAAAGTTTGCCTAAG TTGGAAAAGAGTCTGAAAGCCCAAATCGACGTTTGGGAGCAGGAGCATGGCAAAGATTTTCTGGTGAATGGACAGAAATTCCTCGATTATGTGCAGCAGCAGTGggatcaacaccacaatgaaaaggagaaggagaagCTTGAAAGG CAAATGAAGAAAACTAAGCAGATGCAAGAGGAAATGCTGTATGGAACGATGGTGAAAACCCCGTCTAAAAGGCGGATAGGAGGGACTCCAACACctggaaaaatgaaaaag CTCAATGGCACCTCAACTTTCTCCACTCCAACCAGCTTCCTGAGTTCAGGCCTCAGTGGGACCATGTGCCTGTCGTCCACCCAGAAACCACCGTTGTCTGCTAGCAAG AGGGACCTCACGAAGTCTTCTAAATCGAATGTAAAGTCAGGACTGCTGAACTCGACTGTCAGTCATCAGTGA